The genomic interval GATAAAACCGTATCAATCTTTTCTAGAGCGGTTTTCGTTACATTTGGCACATCTTCTACAACTGGCAATTCAAGTGAAACAGGAAGCTCAAAGTCAAAAAGTTTTTGTGCAAGTGTAGAAAGTAAATCTTCATGATTCAATTTCTGCCCGGTAACTTCAGGCACGATGGAAATGATATCATTTTCTAATTCTATGTAAGCGTCTTTTCTTTCTGTTGCCGTTTCAAGACCAATCTGCCAGAGGATTGCTCTTAATTTTGTTTCGTCGTAAGTGATCACATAAGGAATTTTAATTCCATGATGTGCGCTCCTGAATCTTTCCCAGAAACTTTGCAATATGTTGTTTCCACGACCAATTTGATAAGCATTTTTTGCAGTTTGTTCAAAATTTATATAGAAATCAATATCGCTTGGCATGATATTCCAAGATTTATCTTTATAATGAAGTCGAATGATTGCTTTTTTATCTAATTTACTATGATAGATTTGCTCCAGCTTAGTTTGGGCTTCTTGTACAGTGTGTCCGCCAATTGGTATATCTGCTGCTGTTACGCCATAGAAAATACGTTCAGATACAGATAAAGCCATACTGAAGCTAATGAGAATGATGGAAGAGAATAAAAGAATAATAATAGAGAAAATGAGACACATTTTTGCATTTTGAGAAATTTTATTAAAAATACTATATTCCTCCTTTTGCAGTAATAGACAGCGTGAGCATAGAAAACCCCTGCATGAGCAGGGGTTTATTATTACCAAAAGGCTGGCATTTTATTATTGAATATTCATAGAAAGTTCAACGAATTTATTTGCTAATTTCGCTTTTTGTAAAACTTCTTCAGTAATATCTGCGCCCGCTTCAACAATAACAATACCATTATCAGTTGTAATGCGACGACTTGCTTTTTTGCCAAGCAAGAAACGACGATGTCTGTCATCTGCTATTTTATCTGCTGGTTGTTTAGCTGCTGTTACTTTTGGATCAGCTGCAGGTTCTTCAGTTTTCGTTTCAGTTTTAGGTGGTTCTGCCTTTGGTGCTTCCACTTTTTCTATTGGATTAGGTGTCTCTGGCTTAACTTCCACTTTAGAAGTTGTCGCCGTCACCGATTGTTGTTCTTTTTCGACTGCAACAGTTGTTTCAGCTGGTTTTACAGTTTTTATTTGCTCACTAAGATCTCTTTCAGGGACTTCGCTGTCGATTACGGTAACTTGTTTACCGAAAACGGATACCTGCTCGGCAGAGACTTCGCTGATTTCATTTGAAGGCGTCATGATTTCACATTTGGCAATTTTTCCATTGTCGTCAACAATGATTTCATTTACAATTCCGTGAATACTACCTGCTTTCGTAATTGCCTTTGTACCGATTACTTTGATGTTTGCTGTCAGTAATGGTTCGAATTCAGTAGCTTCGTCTACAGTTAAAATACTTTCACTGCTTGTAATTGTAATCGCATCGTCACCAATTGCGATTACGGAAGTATAAGGTAATATTTTAACGCCGCGGTACCAATCTTCATCTTCAATGATCAGAGCGGTAATGATACCATTTGCAGCATCGATTACCAACGATTTACTGATTCCTAATTCTTTACCTTCAGTAATACTTATGATTGGCAATCCTAAAATATGTACACTTTTTTTCATTTATAATCCCCCTAGATTCTGAATTTGTAAGTCGTTTTTGGTTCGCCAGCTTTGAAACTCGCGTTCGATTTCACCAAACATATTCTGTGAAATATCTTTAAATGGCTTGCGTGTAATATTGCGCCTAAGCAAAGCATTTTTTATAATACGCAAATACGCAATGTTATTAATAAACTCTCTTTTTAAATCCTCATTTTGAATTAAGGCTGGTAATTTAAGAGCTTTATTATATATTACAATGGCATCGTCATATAAACCAGCAGTTTTATAAATATTTCCTATTTCAATAACGATAAATGGAGCATACGCATCATGCTGATATAATTTTAATGCCTTTTTAAAAGCATAAAGTGCGCAGTCATGCTCGTTTTTGCTTACTTGATCAAAAGCATAGTCTAATAAATCGTCTAGCGCTTCAAGCTTAGAAATTTGATTCATTGTGGAGATTTTTTTCTGATTTTTCACATCTGGTGATTCTGTATCCACGAAAGTTTTTTCTGTGTTTAAAGCCGTAATCAACGGTGGGCTGATCACTG from Massilibacillus massiliensis carries:
- a CDS encoding PRC-barrel domain-containing protein, yielding MKKSVHILGLPIISITEGKELGISKSLVIDAANGIITALIIEDEDWYRGVKILPYTSVIAIGDDAITITSSESILTVDEATEFEPLLTANIKVIGTKAITKAGSIHGIVNEIIVDDNGKIAKCEIMTPSNEISEVSAEQVSVFGKQVTVIDSEVPERDLSEQIKTVKPAETTVAVEKEQQSVTATTSKVEVKPETPNPIEKVEAPKAEPPKTETKTEEPAADPKVTAAKQPADKIADDRHRRFLLGKKASRRITTDNGIVIVEAGADITEEVLQKAKLANKFVELSMNIQ